Proteins found in one Aspergillus puulaauensis MK2 DNA, chromosome 8, nearly complete sequence genomic segment:
- a CDS encoding putative cysteine synthase B (COG:E;~EggNog:ENOG410PM0C;~InterPro:IPR001763,IPR001926,IPR036052,IPR036873;~PFAM:PF00291,PF00581): MVNSNELNVYFGQDSLKKYFDPDSQPPLPLVELPEYLNPYHQDGVRIYAKMMTMHPANNVKAMPAMNMLQSDVAPGKTNTIIEYSSGSTVISMSMIARVMHGVQDTRAYLSNKTSEAKLRLMQFFGLNISLFGGPSQPEPYDERGGIQSARRMATESDEILNPNQYENDKNWQSHIRWTGPQIFKQLPEINVLCAGMGTSGTMTGLGTYFKQAKPSVVRLGVCTAPGDRVPGPRSFALMKPVEFPWKEAVDTIEEVNSYDSFSLSLELCREGIVCGPSSGFNLQGLFQMLEKRKKAGTLSELVGPDGSIHCVFLCCDLPYQYIGEYFQRLGEDKFHPIQNENLTKVDLYRYDESWERSPVVLFTHFYESPKTCSQDLLAMLTLRPQCCVVDLRTSADFNSWRLPGSVNIPLKTLDSHTPKPFFNPSILEAQWLELEALLKEQSVLSQLQDQHVLVICYNGDTARVATSVLRAQNIQADSLRGGYQALKDQGLWGDGGAESVGNKSYVQPSVSVTPVPLEGN; encoded by the exons ATGGTGAACTCTAATGAGCTCAATGTCTATTTCGGTCAGGACTCTCTGAAGAAGTACTTCGACCCGGATTCGCAACCCCCGTTGCCCTTGGTTGAGCTCCCAGAGTACCTCAACCCCTACCACCAAGATGGTGTGCGGATCTATGCAAAGATGATGACTATGCATCCTGCAAACAATGTCAAAGCGATGCCAG CAATGAATATGCTGCAGTCGGACGTGGCCCCCGGAAAGACAAACACGATCATTGAGTACAGCTCTGGGTCTACCGTCATTTCTATGTCGATGATTGCGCGGGTTATGCACGGCGTGCAGGACACCCGAGCCTATCTCAGCAATAAGACAAGCGAGGCAAAGCTTAGACTGATGCAGTTCTTCGGGCTCAACATCAGCCTGTTTGGTGGACCGTCTCAGCCGGAGCCCTATGATGAGCGAGGTGGTATTCAGAGTGCACGCAGAATGGCCACAGAATCAGACGaaatcctcaaccccaatcaATACGAAAATGACAAGAACTGGCAGTCACATATCCGCTGGACCGGACCGCAGATCTTCAAGCAGCTCCCGGAGATCAACGTGCTCTGCGCGGGGATGGGGACCTCAGGAACAATGACCGGCCTGGGCACTTACTTTAAACAAGCCAAGCCATCTGTTGTTCGGCTTGGAGTATGTACGGCACCTGGAGACCGAGTTCCTGGGCCAAGATCCTTTGCGTTGATGAAGCCCGTAGAGTTCCCGTGGAAGGAGGCAGTTGATACTATTGAAGAAGTCAACTCGTACGattccttctccctctctctagAGCTTTGTCGGGAAGGTATCGTCTGTGGCCCGTCATCGGGCTTCAACTTGCAAGGCCTCTTTCAGATGCTcgagaagcgcaagaaggcTGGTACTCTGTCCGAACTGGTTGGACCTGACGGCTCAATCCACTGCGTGTTCCTATGCTGCGACCTGCCGTATCAGTACATTGGCGAATACTTCCAGCGATTAGGAGAGGACAAGTTCCACCCCATCCAAAACGAG AACCTAACCAAGGTCGACCTATACCGCTACGACGAAAGCTGGGAGCGAAGCCCAGTAGTCCTCTTCACCCACTTCTACGAGTCCCCTAAAACCTGCTCCCAAGATCTCCTTGCCATGTTGACCCTCCGCCCACAATGCTGCGTAGTGGACCTCAGAACATCAGCCGACTTCAACTCATGGCGCCTCCCAGGATCAGTCAACATCCCGCTAAAAACTCTTGACTCACACACCCCGAAGCCATTTTTCAACCCCAGCATCCTAGAGGCGCAGTGGCTAGAACTAGAGGCCCTACTGAAAGAGCAGAGCGTCCTATCCCAGCTCCAAGACCAACATGTCCTTGTGATTTGCTACAACGGGGACACGGCGCGGGTAGCCACGAGTGTGCTCCGAGCGCAGAATATCCAGGCCGACAGTCTCCGTGGAGGATACCAAGCGCTGAAGGACCAGGGGCTATGGGGCGATGGTGGAGCCGAGTCAGTTGGGAATAAGTCATATGTGCAGCCTTCAGTGTCTGTAACACCAGTCCCGCTGGAGGGTAATTGA
- a CDS encoding putative MFS drug transporter (COG:G;~EggNog:ENOG410PIWG;~InterPro:IPR020846,IPR011701,IPR036259;~PFAM:PF07690,PF06609;~TransMembrane:11 (i113-133o139-160i172-198o204-227i239-259o271-290i310-330o350-371i378-395o407-426i512-535o);~go_function: GO:0022857 - transmembrane transporter activity [Evidence IEA];~go_process: GO:0055085 - transmembrane transport [Evidence IEA]) translates to MSGAAVLQEPQPSSPPGSASSGSEPASSKAHHVFNEQTNYVPRSTIITIFLACSTVDLIALMDQTTLAASLSIIGNALNASDKSAWISGGYFVTSTCFQLIYGRLSDIWSRKFVLFVGLGIFFFGSLAASLAQTATQLIVFRAFTGVGGGGLMTVAQMIVSDVVPLRERGKYQGILGAVVALANGIGPVIGGALSAISNDSWRWIFRLNLPLTAICTLCVLFFMPLRKVTGDWKLKLKAIDFVGAALALAGTAVLLLGLTWGGGEYPWDSAHVIATIVVGFAVCVGFVLWQWKGARYPLVPMHIFKSRIVNGACLTMFINGWNFLVQVYYIPTFYQLVFNYSTVKSGAMLLPITLMQTVSSTVSGLIVHWVGRYRECILFGWMIWAVGLGLFSTLDESSGLGKQIGYGLLTGVGVGNTLQPALIAIQAGVERRDMAVVTAFRNFVRNLGGTLGLAIAQTIINNLITSSMAPLHLSAEDKRSFLSSPQNFLSTLSDSEAQRARDLLIPAYKRGFMIIFVIGASLSAAAFVLAFGLMPQVGLKRDDDEKLKEEGKRRVMEKKVKEKGKGGEEVERQDQGLHQS, encoded by the exons ATGTCGggtgctgctgtcctccAGGAACCTCAGCCCTCCAGCCCGCCCGGCTCGGCCAGTTCGGGCTCGGAGCCAGCCTCCTCTAAAGCGCACCATGTCTTCAATGAACAAACAAATTACGTACCTAGAagcaccatcatcacc ATATTTTTGGCCTGCTCTACCGTCGACCTCATAGCTTTAATGGACCAGACCACCCTAGCTGCCAGCTTGTCAATTATTGGAAACGCGCTGAACGCCAGCGATAAATCAGCTTGGATATCCGGAGGCTACTTTGT CACTTCAACATGCTTCCAGCTCATATACGGCCGTCTCTCGGACATCTGGTCCCGCAAATTTGTGCTGTTCGTAGGCCTGGGGATCTTCTTTTTCGGCTCTTTGGCAGCTTCCCTCGCACAGACGGCCACGCAGCTGATCGTCTTCCGCGCCTTTActggtgtcggtggtggCGGGTTAATGACGGTGGCTCAAATGATAGTCAGCGATGTCGTACCACTTAGAGAGCGAGGGAAATACCAGGGAATTCTAGGTGCAGTGGTAGCGCTGGCTAACGGAATCGGCCCAGTGATCGGTGGCGCCCTGTCCGCTATATCCAATGACTCCTGGAGATGGATCTTCCGACTTAATCTCCCACTCACTGCAATCTGCACGCTCTgcgttctcttcttcatgccATTGCGAAAAGTTACCGGGGACTGGAAGCTTAAGCTCAAAGCTATCGATTTCGTGGGGGCGGCCCTAGCTCTTGCGGGTACCGCCGTGCTTCTTCTGGGGCTTAcgtggggtggtggtgaataTCCCTGGGACTCAGCCCATGTCATCGCCACCATTGTTGTGGGGTTTGCTGTCTGTGTAGGTTTTGTGTTATGGCAATGGAAGGGTGCCCGGTACCCTTTGGTGCCGATGCACATATTCAAGTCCCGTATCGTCAACGGAGCTTGTCTCACCATGTTCATCAATGGGTGGAACTTTCTTGTACAGGTCTACTACATTCCGACCTTCTACCAGCTTGTGTTTAATTACTCCACTGTGAAATCTGGAGCAATGCTCCTGCCCATCACTCTGATGCAGA CCGTCAGTAGCACCGTCTCCGGACTCATCGTACACTGGGTAGGTCGCTACAGGGAATGCATCCTCTTCGGATGGATGATATGGGCGGTCGGGCTAGGTCTCTTCTCGACCCTCGATGAGTCTTCTGGTCTTGGAAAACAGATCGGATACGGGCTCCTAACCGGCGTGGGCGTTGGGAACACATTGCAACC TGCCCTTATTGCCATCCAGGCCGGTGTCGAGCGACGAGACATGGCGGTTGTAACCGCTTTCCGAAA CTTCGTCCGAAACCTAGGTGGTACGCTAGGTCTCGCAATCGCTCAAACAATCAT AAACAACCTCATAACGTCTTCAATGGCTCCCCTGCACCTAAGCGCCGAAGACAAACGctctttcctctccagcccacAAAACTTCCTCTCTACTCTCTCAGACTCCGAAGCCCAACGCGCTCGGgacctcctcatccccgcCTACAAGCGTGGCTTCATGATTATTTTCGTCATCGGGGCGTCTCTGTCAGCAGCGGCATTTGTGCTCGCGTTCGGACTCATGCCGCAGGTTGGACTGAAGagggatgatgatgagaagttgaaggaggaggggaagagaagggttatggagaagaaggttaaAGAGAAAGGTAAaggtggggaggaggttgagaggCAGGATCAGGGTCTGCATCAGTCTTAA
- the mfp gene encoding putative peroxisomal multifunctional beta-oxidation protein (MFP) (COG:Q;~EggNog:ENOG410PHNB;~InterPro:IPR029069,IPR002539,IPR036291,IPR002347, IPR020904;~PFAM:PF00106,PF13561,PF01575,PF08659;~go_function: GO:0016491 - oxidoreductase activity [Evidence IEA];~go_process: GO:0055114 - oxidation-reduction process [Evidence IEA]), with protein sequence MSELRFDNQTVVVTGAGGGLGKAYALFFASRGASVVVNDLGGSHKGEGQSSKAADVVVEEIKAAGGKAVANYDSVENGEGIINTAIKNFGRVDILINNAGILRDVSFKNMKDQDWDLINRVHTYGAYKCAQAAWPHFRKQKFGRVINTASAAGLFGNFGQANYSAAKLGQVGFTETLAKEGAKYNIIANVIAPIAASRMTATVMPPEVLDLLKPEWVVPVVATLVHSSNTTESGSIFEVGGGHVAKIRWERAKGALLKTDASLTPGAIARRWNDVNDFSKPDYPTGPANFVEFLEDGLKLPPAPSGAEPDFKGKVALVTGGGNGLGRAYCLQFAKLGAKVVVNDLVDPEPVVQEIKKFGGEAVGNKASCEDGPAVVKTAIDTYGRIDILVNNAGILRDKAFTNMTDDLWNPVVNIHLRGTYKVTQAAWPHMLKNKYGRIVNTASTSGIYGNFGQANYAAAKLGILGFSRALALEGAKYNIKVNTIAPNAGTNMTRSIMPEEMVQAFKPDYVAPLVVLLCSDVCPEPYSTKGLFECGSGWFGSTRWQRSGGHGFPVDIKLTPEAVAKELGKITNFDDGRADHPEDIQAANEKVMENFNNRSNGGGGNDILTAIEEAKKATTDGTDFDYTERDVILYNLSLGAKRTDLPLVYENNDHFQALPSFAVIPWFNTTTPWDMGEIVKDFSPMMLLHGEQYMEIRKFPIPTDARTKTYPKLIDVVDKGAAALVVAGYTTKDASTGEDLFYNESTVFIRGSGGFGGSPKPTAARPKGAVAAYKPPQRKADAIVEEKTSEDQAALYRLNGDRNPLHIDPEFSKVGGFKTPILHGLCSLGVSGKHVFSTFGPIKNLKVRFAGVVLPGQTLKTEMWKEGNTVLFQTTVVETGKPAITGAGAELLDGAKAKL encoded by the exons ATGTCTGAGCTGCGCTTTGACAACCAGACCGTCGTCGTCAcgggtgctggtggtggtttgGGTAAGGCATATGCTCTGTTTTTTGCCTCAAGAGGAGCAAGCGTTGTGGTCAACGACCTCGGTGGCTCTCACAAGGGCGAGGGCCAGTCAAGCAAG GCTGCcgatgtggttgttgaagagaTCAAGGCTGCCGGCGGCAAGGCCGTGGCCAACTACGACAGCGTCGAGAACGGTGAAGGCATCATCAACACAGCTATCAAGAACTTCGGCCGAGTAGAtattctcatcaacaatgCTGGTATCCTCCGGGATGTCAGCTTCAAGAACATGAAGGACCAGGACTGGGATCTCATTAACAGAGTACACACATATGGTGCATACAAG TGCGCACAAGCTGCTTGGCCTCACTTCCGGAAACAAAAGTTTGGCCGTGTCATCAACACAGCCTCTGCTGCCGGTCTCTTCGGTAACTTCGGACAGGCCAACTACTCTG CTGCCAAACTCGGCCAGGTCGGTTTCACCGAGACCCTTGCAAAGGAGGGTGCCAAGTACAACATCATTGCCAACGTCATCGCCCCCATTG CCGCTAGCCGCATGACTGCTACCGTGATGCCTCCTGAGGTCCTGGACCTCCTCAAGCCCGAATGGGTTGTTCCCGTCGTCGCTACTCTGGTCCACTCATCCAACACAACGGAGTCCGGTTCGATTTTCGAGGTTGGTGGTGGCCACGTGGCTAAGATTCGCTGGGAACGTGCCAAGGGTGCTCTATTGAAGACTGATGCATCCCTCACTCCCGGTGCCATCGCCAGAAGATGGAACGATGTCAACGACTTCTCGAAGCCCGACTATCCTACAGGACCCGCCAACTTTGTGGAATTCTTGGAAGACGGCCTCAAGTTGCCTCCCGCTCCTTCTGGAGCAGAGCCCGACTTCAAGGGCAAGGTTGCCCTTGTCACTGGTGGTGGTAACGG TCTTGGCCGTGCTTACTGCCTTCAGTTCGCCAAACTCGGCGCCAAGGTTGTGGTTAACGACTTGGTTGACCCTGAGCCTGTTGTTCAAGAGATCAAGAAGTTCGGTGGAGAGGCCGTGGGTAACAAGGCCTCTTGCGAGGATGGCCCAGCTGTCGTCAAGACTGCCATTGACACTTACGGGCGTATCGATATTCTGGTCAACAACGCTGGTATCCTGCGTGACAAGGCTTTCACTAACATGACCGATGATCTGTGGAACCCTGTTGTTAACATTCACTTGCGCGGAACCTACAAGGTCACCCAGGCTGCGTGGCCTCACATGTTGAAGAACAAGTATGGTCGCATTGTCAACACCGCAAGCACCAGTGGTATTTACGGCAACTTTGGACAGGCCAACTATGCTGCAGCG AAACTCGGTATCCTCGGATTCTCCCGAGCTCTGGCCTTGGAGGGTGCCAAGTACAACATCAAGGTTAACACCATTGCTCCCAACGCCGGTACCAACATGACCCGATCAATCATGCCTGAGGAGATGGTCCAGGCCTTCAAGCCCGACTACGTTGCGCCTTTGGTCGTTCTTCTCTGCTCCGACGTTTGCCCTGAGCCCTACTCCACCAAGGGCCTGTTCGAGTGTGGTAGCGGTTGGTTCGGCAGCACTCGCTGGCAGCGCAGCGGTGGCCACGGCTTCCCTGTCGACATCAAGTTGACTCCCGAGGCCGTTGCCAAGGAGCTTGGGAAGATCACCAACTTCGATGACGGCCGTGCGGACCACCCCGAGGATATCCAGGCCGCCAACGAGAAGGTGATGGAAAACTTCAACAACCGTagcaacggcggcggcggcaacgACATTCTGACCGCCATCGAAGAGGCTAAGAAGGCTACTACCGACGGAACCGACTTCGACTACACTGAGCGCGATGTTATCCTTTACAACCTGAGCTTGGGCGCCAAGCGCACCGACCTTCCCCTCGTCTACGAGAACAACGACCACTTCCAGGCCCTCCCCTCATTCGCTGTTATTCCTTggttcaacaccaccaccccctgGGACATGGGCGAAATCGTCAAGGACTTCTCCCCCATGATGCTTCTCCACGGTGAACAGTACATGGAGATCCGCAAGTTCCCCATCCCCACCGATGCCCGCACCAAGACCTACCCCAAGCTCATCGACGTGGTCGACAAGGGCGCCGCTGCTCTCGTTGTCGCCGGCTACACAACCAAGGACGCATCGACAGGCGAGGACCTCTTCTACAACGAGTCCACCGTCTTCATCCGTGGCAGCGGTGGTTTCGGTGGCTCTCCCAAGCCCACTGCCGCCCGCCCCAAGGGTGCCGTTGCCGCCTACAAGCCTCCCCAGCGCAAGGCCGACGCCATCGTCGAGGAGAAGACCTCCGAGGATCAGGCCGCCCTCTACCGTCTCAACGGCGACCGCAACCCTCTCCACATCGACCCCGAGTTCAGCAAGGTCGGTGGCTTCAAGACTCCCATCCTCCACGGCCTCTGCTCTCTCGGTGTATCGGGCAAGCACGTCTTCTCTACGTTCGGCCCcatcaagaacctcaaggTCCGCTTCGCTGGTGTCGTCTTGCCCGGCCAGACGCTCAAGACGGAGATGTGGAAGGAGGGCAACACCGTCCTCTTCCAGACTACCGTTGTCGAGACTGGCAAGCCTGCTATCACGGGTGCTGGCGCGGAGCTGCTCGATGGTGCTAAGGCTAAATTGTAA
- a CDS encoding TDA10 family protein (BUSCO:EOG09261ONU;~COG:G;~EggNog:ENOG410PFM4;~InterPro:IPR027417), producing the protein MNRWICISRTIRRSRTILTQSKMPEIFDDKSEHCIPFLLERLKAHQAQYGNDPSKTPPFFLGLNGVQGAGKTVLVSTLQSTLRSPPYSLPVVTLSLDDLYLTHDDQVQLAKNNPTNPLLQHRGQPGTHDLPLAESVFASLRSGRPTAIPQYDKSAFSGQGDRVPQAQWETVNESGQEQIKVLVFEGWSVGFRAWDEDVLRAKWETAVRTKDAKGSDYKGRLGHVKFEDVKTVNDLLRRYDGLTNQLDALIHIDAKDNFYVYEWRQEQERTLRATKGIGMTEEQVNNFVDGYYPSYELYSETLREGAFKPVPHSTTASVSPSGWEGKQLRLIVDKGRRVQDVIKI; encoded by the exons ATGAATCGCTGGATCTGCATCTCGCGAACAATTCGCCGTTCTAGAACCATTCTCACACAATCCAAAATGCCTGAAATCTTCGACGACAAGTCCGAGCACTGCATTCCGTTCCTGCTTGAGCGCCTCAAGGCCCACCAGGCGCAGTACGGCAACGACCCCTCCAAGACCCCGCCGTTCTTCCTGGGGCTGAACGGCGTCCAGGGCGCTGGGAAAACGGTGCTG GTGTCCACGCTGCAATCCACCCTCCGCTCGCCGCCATACTCGCTCCCCGTTGTAACTCTCTCCCTCGACGACCTCTACCTCACCCACGACGACCAGGTCCAACTCGCAAAGAACAACCCGACAAATCCGCTCCTCCAGCACCGCGGCCAACCAGGCACACACGACCTTCCACTCGCCGAGTCCGTCTTCGCATCTCTCCGCTCGGGCCGCCCCACCGCGATCCCGCAGTACGATAAATCGGCGTTCAGCGGGCAGGGCGACCGGGTCCCGCAGGCGCAATGGGAAACGGTTAACGAGTCGGGGCAGGAACAGATCAAGGTTCTTGTCTTCGAAGGGTGGAGCGTGGGGTTCCGCGCGTGGGACGAGGATGTCCTCCGGGCGAAGTGGGAAACCGCGGTCCGGACGAAGGACGCCAAGGGGTCTGACTATAAGGGCCGCCTGGGCCATGTGAAGTTTGAGGATGTTAAGACGGTTAATGATTTATTGAGGAGATACGATGGATTGACTAA CCAGCTGGATGCGCTGATACATAT CGACGCCAAGGATAACTTCTACGTTTACGAGTGGCGACAAGAGCAAGAGCGCACTCTTCGGGCGACGAAAGGTATCGGCATGACCGAGGAGCAAGTCAACAACTTTGTTGATGGCT ATTACCCATCCTACGAGCTCTACAGCGAAACGCTCCGCGAAGGAGCCTTCAAGCCCGTCCCTCACTCAACCACAGCATCCGTATCGCCATCCGGGTGGGAAGGTAAACAACTTAGATTGATTGTCGACAAGGGTAGAAGGGTGCAAGACGTTATCAAAATATAG
- the RPL7 gene encoding 60S ribosomal protein uL30 (BUSCO:EOG09264P3R;~COG:J;~EggNog:ENOG410PGRR;~InterPro:IPR012988,IPR023106,IPR036919,IPR018038, IPR039699,IPR016082,IPR035808,IPR005998;~PFAM:PF08079,PF00327;~go_component: GO:0022625 - cytosolic large ribosomal subunit [Evidence IEA];~go_function: GO:0003735 - structural constituent of ribosome [Evidence IEA];~go_process: GO:0000463 - maturation of LSU-rRNA from tricistronic rRNA transcript (SSU-rRNA, 5.8S rRNA, LSU-rRNA) [Evidence IEA]), with amino-acid sequence MASTATTVPTQEQVLVPETLLKKRKSQEQARAVSREEAQKKKEANKQKRSVIFKRAESYVKEYRDAEREKIRLGRVARQEGNFQVADEPKLVFVVRIKGINKIPPQPRKILQLLRLIQINNGTFVRLTKATQEMLTIINPYVAYGYPNLKSVRELVYKRGYGKVDKQRTPLTDNQIIEEHLGKFGIVCMEDLIHEIYTVGPNFKQANNFLWPFKLSNPTGGFRSRKFKHYIQGGDTGNREENINALIRQMN; translated from the exons ATGGCCTCGACTGCTAC CACCGTCCCCACCCAGGAGCAGGTTCTCGTCCCCGAGACCCTCctcaagaagcgcaagagcCAGGAGCAGGCTCGCGCTGTCTCCCGTGAGGAggctcagaagaagaaggag GCCAACAAGCAGAAGCGCTCCGTCATCTTCAAGCGCGCCGAGTCCTACGTCAAGGAGTACCGCGATGCTGAGCGTGAGAAGATCCGTCTTGGCCGTGTCGCTCGCCAGGAGGGCAACTTCCAGGTTGCTGACGAGCCCAAGCTTGTCTTCGTTGTCCGTATCAAGGG TATCAACAAGatccctcctcagcctcgcaagatccttcagctcctccgTCTGATCCAGATCAACAACGGCACTTTCGTCCGTCTCACCAAGGCTACCCAGGAGATGCTTACCATCATCAACCCCTACGTTGCCTACGGTTACCCCAACCTCAAGTCCGTCCGTGAGCTCGTCTACAAGCGCGGTTACGGAAAGGTCGACAAGCAGCGCACTCCCCTCACCGACAACCAGATCATCGAGGAGCACCTCGGCAAGTTCGGCATTGTCTGCATGGAGGATCTGATCCACGAGATCTACACCGTCGGCCCCAACTTCAAGCAGGCCAACAACTTCCTCTGGCCCTTCAAGCTCTCCAACCCCACTGGTGGCTTCCGCTCCCGCAAGTTCAAGCACTACATCCAGGGTGGTGACACTGGTAACCGTGAGGAGAACATCAACGCTCTCATCCGCCAGATGAACTAG
- a CDS encoding ESCRT-II subunit protein SNF8 (BUSCO:EOG0926477X;~COG:K;~EggNog:ENOG410PHTS;~InterPro:IPR016689,IPR040608,IPR036390,IPR036388;~PFAM:PF04157;~go_component: GO:0000814 - ESCRT II complex [Evidence IEA];~go_process: GO:0071985 - multivesicular body sorting pathway [Evidence IEA]) has translation MASRRGVGLGAFANRTQATQSYANHGANLRSTHTSSLQTQLSVFQNLLHTFALEHSSTIKSNPTFRAEFARMCNVIGVDPLAASNVKGKNARKGLGDGASFWTQIMGGDMNDFYFEVAVRVVELCRDTRSENGGLLGVQECRKRVGKGKAIGSGLEVTDDDVLRAVKSLEPLGSGFSIILVGSKQYIRSIPKELNTDQSTVLEAIQILGYVSVSMLQINLNWEKARAKTVLDDLLADGLVWVDLQCAEKEYWSPQKLFNDGDDG, from the exons ATGGCCTCTCGTCGGGGAGTTGGGCTTGGTGCCTTTGCGAACCGCACTCAAGCCACACAATCGTACGCTAACCATGGCGCAAACCTACGCTCCACGCACACCTCCTCGCTCCAGACCCAGCTCTCTGTCTTCCAGAACTTACTCCATACCTTCGCGCTGGAGCATAGCTCAACAATCAAATCGAATCCGACCTTCCGCGCAGAGTTTGCGCGAATGTGCAATGTCATTGGCGTCGACCCTCTTGCAGCCAGTAACGTGAAAGGCAAAAATGCACGCAAGGGCCTCGGCGATGGAGCCAGCTTCTGGACGCAGATTATGGGTGGGGACATGAACGACTTCTACTTTGAGGTCGCTGTCCGGGTAGTGGAGCTTTGTCGTGATACACGTAGTGAGAATGGAGGTTTACTCGGTGTTCAGGAGTGTCGGAAGCGTGTAGGTAAGGGAAAGGCGATTGGTAGTGGACTTGAAGTAACAGA CGACGATGTTCTACGTGCCGTGAAGTCTCTTGAACCCCTTGGCTCAGGGTTCTCTATCATTCTGGTCGGCAGCAAACAATATATTCGCTCTATCCCAAAAGAGCTGAATACAGACCAATCTACCGTTCTCGAAGCCATCCAAATACTAGGCTATGTGAGCGTTTCAATGTTACAAATTAATCTCAATTGGGAAAAGGCTCGCGCAAAAACGGTTCTCGACGATCTTCTTGCAGATGGTCTTGTTTGGGTGGATCTCCAATGCGCAGAAAAGGAATATTGGTCGCCTCAGAAACTCTTCaatgatggcgatgatggttGA